One genomic segment of Pandoraea sputorum includes these proteins:
- a CDS encoding dienelactone hydrolase family protein, whose amino-acid sequence MSQADLDSLVPEVAPRNRRDFLKTAVGSAFALAVLPVAAETITTDTQGLDAGEHMLEVSGTKMPVYYAKPAGKTHLPTIVVVSEIFGVHQHIADICRRFAKLGYLAVAPELFARAGDPQSLGTIAEIQSQIVAKTPDKQVMSDIDATVKWAVANGGDEKRLGITGFCWGGRVAWLYDAHNPNVKAAVAWYGRIVGDKSESFPQNPIDIAGKLHGPLLGLYGGKDTGIPVASVEQAREALAKGDAASKRSELKVFPNSGHAFFADYRASYVEADAKEGWKLAQDWFRKHGVA is encoded by the coding sequence ATGTCGCAAGCAGATCTGGATAGTCTCGTGCCCGAAGTTGCGCCGCGTAACCGACGCGACTTTCTGAAGACCGCCGTCGGTTCGGCGTTTGCATTGGCGGTGCTCCCGGTGGCGGCCGAAACGATCACCACCGACACGCAAGGGCTGGACGCAGGCGAGCACATGCTTGAGGTGTCCGGTACCAAGATGCCGGTGTACTACGCAAAGCCCGCGGGTAAGACACATCTGCCGACGATCGTTGTCGTCTCGGAGATTTTCGGCGTGCATCAGCACATCGCCGATATCTGCCGCCGCTTCGCGAAGCTCGGTTATCTGGCAGTCGCGCCGGAGTTGTTCGCGCGTGCGGGTGACCCGCAATCGTTGGGCACGATTGCCGAGATTCAATCGCAAATCGTAGCGAAGACGCCGGACAAGCAAGTCATGAGCGACATCGACGCGACCGTGAAGTGGGCGGTGGCCAACGGCGGCGACGAAAAGCGTCTGGGCATTACCGGCTTCTGCTGGGGCGGACGTGTCGCGTGGCTGTACGACGCGCATAACCCCAACGTGAAGGCGGCGGTGGCTTGGTACGGGCGCATCGTCGGCGACAAGAGCGAGAGCTTCCCGCAGAACCCGATCGACATCGCTGGCAAGCTGCACGGCCCGCTGCTGGGGTTGTACGGCGGCAAGGACACGGGGATTCCGGTCGCGAGCGTCGAACAGGCGCGCGAGGCGCTGGCCAAGGGCGATGCTGCGTCGAAGCGCTCGGAGCTCAAGGTGTTCCCGAACTCAGGCCACGCGTTCTTCGCGGATTATCGGGCGAGCTATGTCGAGGCCGATGCGAAAGAGGGCTGGAAGCTGGCGCAGGACTGGTTCCGCAAGCATGGCGTCGCTTGA